The DNA segment ACCAAGCACGCCGGGTCAGCATGATATGGCGCGTCTGCTGGCCGATGAGCTACATCAGCTCGGCTTAGAAAACATTCAGATCGATGAATATGCGACCGTCACGGCGGTCAAGCGCGGTACTAAACCGGGCGGCCCGCGCATTGGTTTTATCACGCATATTGATACCGTCGATGTCGGTCTGAGCGCTGATATTCACCCGCAGACGCTGCGTTTCACCGGCGACGATCTCTGCCTGAACAAGGAAAAAGACATCTGGCTGCGTCCGGCTGAGCGCCCGGAAATTTTGCCGTATAAGGGCGAAGAGATCATTTTCAGCGACGGCACCAGCGTGCTGGGCGCCGATAACAAAGCCGCCGTGACCGTGGTGATGACAGTGCTGGAGAATCTGAAGGCAGAACAGGAATACGGCGATATCGTGGTAGCGTTTGTACCAGATGAAGAAATCGGCCTGCGCGGCGCAAAAGCACTGGATCTGGCCCGGTTCGACGTAGATTTCGCCTACACCATCGACTGCTGTGAACTGGGCGAAGTGGTGTACGAGAACTTCAATGCGGCAGCTGTGGAAATCGACTTTACCGGCGTGACGGCGCACCCGATGTCGGCCAAAGGCGTACTGGTCAATCCGCTGCTGATGGC comes from the Enterobacteriaceae bacterium Kacie_13 genome and includes:
- the pepT gene encoding peptidase T, yielding MSTTIAKQLTERFYRYLSVTSQSDASVNTLPSTPGQHDMARLLADELHQLGLENIQIDEYATVTAVKRGTKPGGPRIGFITHIDTVDVGLSADIHPQTLRFTGDDLCLNKEKDIWLRPAERPEILPYKGEEIIFSDGTSVLGADNKAAVTVVMTVLENLKAEQEYGDIVVAFVPDEEIGLRGAKALDLARFDVDFAYTIDCCELGEVVYENFNAAAVEIDFTGVTAHPMSAKGVLVNPLLMAQDFISHFDRAETPENTEGREGYVWFNGMSASQQGAQLKASIRDFDSASFAARKQKIQDVAKTIAAQYPTAKVSVDISDTYSNISSAIGQDRRAIDLIFAGLKEIGVEPKVIPMRGGTDGAALSAKGLLTPNYFTGAHNFHSKYEFLPVSSFVKSYELTVQLCLLAAKG